The following nucleotide sequence is from Melioribacteraceae bacterium.
AAAATTAAAATCGAAAATTGAAAAGCTCGCAGAAAGTGATGTAAGTATTTTAATCACCGGAGCTTCCGGAACCGGTAAGGAACTTGTTGCAAATAATATCCACTATAAAAGTAAAAGAAAGTATGAAAATTTTGTCCCGATAAACTGCGGCAGTATTCCACATGATCTGATAGAAAGTGAACTTTTTGGTTATGAAAAAGGGGCATTTACCGGTGCAGCAATCAGTAAAGCCGGACTATTTGAAGTAGCCGACCGTGGGACTATATTTTTGGATGAGATTGCAGAACTTCCCATGAACGCACAAGTTAAATTACTTCGTGTTATTCAAGAAGGTGAAATTGAAAAAATTGGTCGAACACAAAAAATTAAAGTTGATGTAAGAATTATTGCAGCTACAAATAAAGACCTCAAATTAGCTGTTGAAAATGGTTTGTTCAGAGAAGACTTATACTACAGACTAAATGTAGTTCCGCTCCACATCACACAATTAAAAGATAAACCCGAAGACATTCCGATTTTGGTTCAGCATTTTTTAGAAATTTATAGTCTGGAAATCGGGAAACCGGTAATTCATATTGATCCTGAACTTGTTAGAAGATTACAAGAATATAATTGGCCGGGAAATGTACGTGAATTGAGAAATGTTATTCAAAGATTAATTTTTAATGCGAATGAAAAAATTACAATCGACGACTATCAATATACTCTAATTGATTCCGGTAATTCAAAATCAAGTCAGCAAAAATTATTCAACTTTGGCATTCTAGAAGAAATACCAAATCTCAAAACATTAGAAAAAGATTTCAAAAAAGAATTTGTGGAATTTGTCCGCGATAATTCTGATTCAGATGCCGAAGCTGCACACAAACTTGGAATTGCACCATCAAATTTCCATCGTCTCTGTAAAGATCTCGGATTAAAATAATAGCTTATCAAAATGATAACTTTGTATGTCAAGATTAATAATTGAATTCTCACTAATCCAAAAAATACCAATATATCTTGTGGTCTAATTTTTGTATTAGTTTTTAAAAAACTTGAGAGATTAATGAAAACTAAAGCACTTCTTATACTTTGTTTATTAATTGTTGAAATCTCCGCCGGTGGTTTTCTCAAAGTTGACGGACAAAAGATTGTAAACGATGAAGGTGAAGTATATCTAAAAGGAATTGGTTTGGGCGGTTGGATGTTGATGGAAGGATATATGTTCAAAACATCAGCATTTGCGAATGCCGAACATCAGATTAAAGCCAAAATTGTTGATGTGGTTGGTGATCAAAAAGCTGAAGAATTTTTCGATTATTTACATCAGAATTTTGTAACCGAAGCGGATATTGATAGAATTGCCGAATGGGGATTTAATTCAATTCGTTTACCCATGCATTACAATAAACTTACACCTGAAGATCAACCGGGAGTCTATCTTGAAAAAGGATTTCAATACATCGATAATTTACTTGATTGGTGTGAAAAGAATGAACTCTACTTGATATTAGATCTTCATGCCGCACCCGGTGGACAAAGTGACGAACCAATTAGTGATTATGATCCAACTAAACCATCGTTATGGGAGAGTGAAGAAAACAAGCAAAGAACCGTTGACCTTTGGAGGGTTATTGCCGAACGTTATGCAAATGAAGAATGGATCGGTGGATATGACTTAATAAATGAAACAAAGTGGGATCTCGGGAACAATAATGCACCGCTTCGAGAACTGATGATTAGAATTACCGATGCTATTCGAGAAGTTGATACTAATCATATTGTCTATATCGAGGGCAATTGGTTTGCAACTAATTTTACGGGATTAGCTCCTGCATGGGATGAAAACTTAGTGTGGAGTTTTCATAAATATTGGAATGAAAACACGCAATCAGCTATTAATAGTTACCTGACTCTAAGATCGCAGACAAATAAACCACTTTGGCTTGGTGAAACCGGGGAGAACTCAAATGTATGGTTTACGGATTGTGTTAAGCTGATGAAACAAAATAATATTGGCTGGGCATGGTGGCCTCTCAAAAAAATTGATGCAATTGCCGGTCCGCTTTCAGCCGAGATTGTTGCGGGGTATCAGCAGTTATTAAATTATTGGCAAGGCAGCGGAAGTAAACCAAATCCAACAGATGCATATAATTCGCTCATCGCGCAACTTGATAAACTCAAATTAGAAAATTGTGTTTATCGTCCGGATGTAATTAATGCATTGATCGAACTTCCGGAAAATGAAATTGCAAAACCTTTTAAGGAACATTCTATCCCGGGGAAAATCTTTTTCACTGAATATGATATGGGACCATTAAGTGTCGCATATTTTGATAAAGATTATCATAATATTGGGACTGAAGAGCAGTCAACTTATAATTCAGGTTATCAATTTAGAAATGACGGTGTTGATATAGAAAAATGTACGGATGCGGTTACAAATGGTTACAATGTTGGTTGGATTGATTCAGGCGAATATCTAACCTTTACAGTAAATGTGAGTAATTCCGGGGCATATAAACTTAGTTTGAGAATTTCTGCAAATAACACTGGCGGGAAAATTCTTTTTTACCTAAATGATAACGCAATGACCTCGATGATTGACGTACCGAGTACAGGCGGCTGGCAAAACTGGAATACTCTGAATTATGGTAATGTTGAGTTACCACAAGGCGTCCATAAGATCACAGTCAGATTTTATTTCGGCGGATTTAATGTAAACTTTTTTGAATTGGAGCAAGTAAGCTCAACCGGCGATGATGAAGAAAAACTTCTTAATTTTAATTTAGAACAAAATTATCCAAATCCATTTAACGGTGGTACCACAATTAAATATTCACTTCCATCAGCAACTGATGTTGAATTGAATGTTTATGATTCTACCGGACAACATGTAAAAACATTAGTTCATCAATATTCTGTTGCTGGGGATTATGAAATAAATTGGGAACACAATTCTTTATCGAGCGGAATATATTTTTATACTTTAAATACATCTGCCGGTTATAATGAAACTCGCAAAGCGGTTTATCTAAAGTAGATTGTAAACTATATGTCGAAGAATACTAAAACTAAGAAATGGTTCTATCTCGTATTAATCGCTATACCTATTATATTTTTTATTCTTCTTGAATTATTTTTGAGAATTTTTGAATACGGTGAAGATTATTCCACTTTTGTTGTTATCGAAGAAATATCATCGAATCAATATTTTTTCAACCCAAAATTTCCGGAAAAATATTTTACGAATTCTGAAACAATTCCTTCAGTAATCCCTGATCCTTTTGATAAAGAAAAGGCAGAAAACACAATTCGGATATTTGCATTTGGAGGAAGTACAACAGCAGGTTATCCTTATTCACCTAATGCATCATTCCCGCGGATCATAAAAAATAAGTTAGAAATGTTTTATCCTACACATAAGATTGAGGTTATAAATCTTGGTGTCTCAGCGGTCAACACATATTTTATAAAAGATATTTTACCGGATGTTTTATCGCATAAACCCGATTTGCTGCTGTTCTATTCTGGTCACAATGAATTTTACGGTGCACTTGGTCCGGCTTCAACTGAATATATTTCCGGGAATACTTTTATAATTAATCTCACACTCACCTTTAGAGAAACAAAAATTTATCAGCTACTAAGGAATATAATCAGTTCAGTAAGCGTATCAATTATTTCCGAAAAGAATATTTCTCGGAATACTTTAATGGAATCAATGATAAATGAGCAAGAAGTATCTCTTGATTCTGAAATTTATAAAAAGGGAATTGAGCAATACAGAAATAATTTATCCGAGATATTGAATAAATGTATTGATAATAATGTGCCGGTTATAATTGGAAATCTTGTATCTAATCTTAAACAAAAACCGTTAGGTAGAAAATCTAGCCTGGCATATCAATATTACGAAACGGCTGAAAAATATTTGTTAGATGGTGATTCTATACTAGCTAGAGAAGAAT
It contains:
- a CDS encoding sigma-54 dependent transcriptional regulator, with product MRNSNKINLLLIEDEEFDVRRVENTIQIFHESLSIKQIVSNGADALKILEGDPNGFDVIIMDYQIAGAIRGEELIKKIKKINQTLQIIVITKLTINITDFDFAKKLVDAGAFWYCTKYPGDIEEFIYQPTDFLMSVFNAFEKKKLEMQTYSSKKKLAKNIEDILERKKIIGESESTIKLKSKIEKLAESDVSILITGASGTGKELVANNIHYKSKRKYENFVPINCGSIPHDLIESELFGYEKGAFTGAAISKAGLFEVADRGTIFLDEIAELPMNAQVKLLRVIQEGEIEKIGRTQKIKVDVRIIAATNKDLKLAVENGLFREDLYYRLNVVPLHITQLKDKPEDIPILVQHFLEIYSLEIGKPVIHIDPELVRRLQEYNWPGNVRELRNVIQRLIFNANEKITIDDYQYTLIDSGNSKSSQQKLFNFGILEEIPNLKTLEKDFKKEFVEFVRDNSDSDAEAAHKLGIAPSNFHRLCKDLGLK
- a CDS encoding cellulase family glycosylhydrolase, whose protein sequence is MKTKALLILCLLIVEISAGGFLKVDGQKIVNDEGEVYLKGIGLGGWMLMEGYMFKTSAFANAEHQIKAKIVDVVGDQKAEEFFDYLHQNFVTEADIDRIAEWGFNSIRLPMHYNKLTPEDQPGVYLEKGFQYIDNLLDWCEKNELYLILDLHAAPGGQSDEPISDYDPTKPSLWESEENKQRTVDLWRVIAERYANEEWIGGYDLINETKWDLGNNNAPLRELMIRITDAIREVDTNHIVYIEGNWFATNFTGLAPAWDENLVWSFHKYWNENTQSAINSYLTLRSQTNKPLWLGETGENSNVWFTDCVKLMKQNNIGWAWWPLKKIDAIAGPLSAEIVAGYQQLLNYWQGSGSKPNPTDAYNSLIAQLDKLKLENCVYRPDVINALIELPENEIAKPFKEHSIPGKIFFTEYDMGPLSVAYFDKDYHNIGTEEQSTYNSGYQFRNDGVDIEKCTDAVTNGYNVGWIDSGEYLTFTVNVSNSGAYKLSLRISANNTGGKILFYLNDNAMTSMIDVPSTGGWQNWNTLNYGNVELPQGVHKITVRFYFGGFNVNFFELEQVSSTGDDEEKLLNFNLEQNYPNPFNGGTTIKYSLPSATDVELNVYDSTGQHVKTLVHQYSVAGDYEINWEHNSLSSGIYFYTLNTSAGYNETRKAVYLK